One region of Wyeomyia smithii strain HCP4-BCI-WySm-NY-G18 chromosome 3, ASM2978416v1, whole genome shotgun sequence genomic DNA includes:
- the LOC129726631 gene encoding probable cytochrome P450 12a4, mitochondrial: protein MLRSLNKLNSLSPVASTRLAAVRPRSAQPSPAVSEAGRDTEWDRAVPFERVPTPSVFRMLKNFAPGGRYNNASLPDLHRLMREDYGDLLRVPGLFGRKDILISFNPDDFEKIFRSEGPWPYRPTLDSFLYYRTKVRPEVFEGMSGLTMEQGEPWQQFRTIVNPVLMQPKVVKHYIDKVDEVAREFMEIMKNVRDEKNELPADYDQWLNRWALETIGVLALDTRLGVLNKTPSDEAEQIVKSIRRFFELTYQLDFLPSMWRWIKTPKLQELMDTLDSLTEMVKRKVDDAVIRLEKNPSSDSNNKSVLEKLLSIDRKVAILMAFDMLLAGVDTTATGSTGILYCLARNPDKQEKLREELRSILPNKDSPLTVENMQNMPYLRACIKEALRICPPIAGTARAVGKDVVLQGYQIPKGTEVAMAAMILHQEDKYFDRARDFLPERWLKDSSSARKNSHPFVYLPFGFGPRTCVGKRLAMMEMEILISRVTRMFEYRWNYGEFKIRGAVVNIPDNELRFQLKEVAD, encoded by the exons ATGCTGCGTAGTTTAAACAAATTAAACAGTTTGTCCCCGGTCGCGAGCACTAGATTAGCAGCAGTTCGTCCTCGAAGTGCTCAGCCGTCACCAGCTGTATCGGAAGCTGGCCGTGACACGGAATGGGACCGAGCGGTTCCATTTGAGCGAGTACCTACGCCGAGTGTTTTTCGTATGCTGAAAAACTTCGCCCCAGGAG GTCGCTATAACAATGCCAGTTTGCCGGATCTTCATCGGCTTATGCGCGAGGACTACGGCGATTTGCTGCGAGTGCCGGGTCTTTTCGGGCGGAAAGACATTCTGATAAGCTTCAATCCGGATGATTTCGAGAAAATATTCCGCTCGGAAGGACCATGGCCATACCGACCGACGTTGGATAGCTTCCTGTATTACCGCACGAAGGTTCGCCCGGAAGTGTTTGAGGGAATGAGCGGTTTGACAATGGA ACAAGGTGAACCCTGGCAACAATTTCGCACCATCGTCAATCCTGTCCTTATGCAACCCAAAGTCGTGAAGCATTATATCGATAAGGTGGATGAAGTGGCTCGCGAATTTATGGAAAT TATGAAGAATGTTCGTGACGAAAAGAACGAGCTTCCGGCAGACTACGATCAATGGCTCAACCGATGGGCTTTGGAGACGATTGGAGTGCTCGCTCTGGACACCAGGTTGGGTGTTCTAAATAAGACACCATCCGATGAGGCGGAGCAGATTGTGAAG AGCATTCGACGGTTCTTTGAACTGACTTATCAACTGGATTTTTTGCCATCAATGTGGCGGTGGATTAAGACCCCGAAGCTGCAAGAGTTGATGGACACACTAGATAGCCTCACTGA AATGGTCAAGCGTAAAGTTGATGATGCTGTTATCAGATTGGAGAAGAATCCATCGtctgatagtaataataaaagtgTTCTTGAGAAACTGTTGAGCATCGATCGCAAAGTGGCAATTCTAATGGCATTCGATATGTTGCTGGCAGGTGTAGATACG ACCGCAACCGGTTCAACTGGGATTCTTTACTGCTTGGCACGAAACCCCGACAAGCAGGAAAAACTTCGGGAAGAGCTACGTTCGATTTTACCCAATAAAGATAGCCCtttgacagtggaaaatatgcaAAACATGCCATATCTGCGAGCTTGCATTAAAGAGGCCCTTCGGATCTGTCCTCCCATTGCCGGTACTGCCAGGGCCGTTGGAAAGGATGTCGTCCTACAGGGCTACCAAATTCCCAAAGGG ACAGAGGTTGCCATGGCCGCAATGATATTACACCAGGAGGATAAATACTTCGACCGGGCTAGAGATTTTTTGCCGGAACGATGGCTAAAGGACAGCAGCTCCGCTCGCAAGAACTCACATCCGTTTGTGTACCTTCCGTTTGGGTTCGGGCCGCGAACGTGCGTCGGCAAACGATTGGCCATGATGGAGATGGAGATTTTGATTTCCCGAGTCACTCGTATGTTTGAGTATCGCTGGAACTACGGCGAGTTCAAGATTCGCGGAGCCGTAGTCAACATCCCGGATAACGAGCTTAGATTTCAGCTGAAGGAAGTTGCAGACTAA